One window of the Bacteroidetes Order II. bacterium genome contains the following:
- a CDS encoding ABC transporter ATP-binding protein, with the protein MLSTENLAIGHRKNVLLKQLNLRLEAGELVCLIGPNGAGKSTLLKTLAGLLPPLSGSLMWKQVPVRSLSPQQRAQHLALILTDRVEAGYLTGRELVALGRYPFTGWSGQLTHEDQHCVEEAIQETGAAHIADRLLMELSDGERQRLMIARALAQKTPLILADEPTAFLDFPGKVALFRLMYQWATTEKKALLITTHDLHLAFSFANRFWLINRSGILTDLPPHEMVQSEVWKDTFPEWSMAL; encoded by the coding sequence ATGCTTTCCACCGAAAACTTGGCTATTGGACATCGGAAGAACGTGCTTCTGAAGCAACTAAACCTACGGCTTGAAGCGGGAGAACTGGTTTGCTTGATTGGGCCAAATGGTGCAGGAAAATCTACCTTATTAAAAACACTGGCAGGCTTGCTTCCACCCCTTTCCGGAAGCCTCATGTGGAAACAAGTCCCTGTTCGCAGTTTGTCGCCTCAGCAACGCGCACAACACCTCGCCCTGATCCTGACCGATCGTGTGGAGGCGGGTTACCTTACAGGACGCGAGTTGGTAGCCCTGGGACGGTATCCATTTACTGGCTGGAGTGGCCAATTGACGCACGAAGACCAACACTGCGTCGAGGAAGCCATTCAAGAAACCGGAGCTGCTCATATTGCAGACCGATTGTTGATGGAATTGAGCGATGGTGAACGACAAAGGCTTATGATTGCGCGTGCATTGGCACAAAAAACGCCCCTTATTTTGGCAGATGAGCCTACTGCTTTTTTGGACTTTCCCGGAAAAGTAGCATTATTTAGGTTGATGTATCAGTGGGCGACGACGGAAAAAAAAGCCCTGCTAATTACTACCCATGACCTTCATCTGGCCTTTTCGTTTGCAAACCGCTTTTGGCTCATAAATCGCTCTGGCATTCTCACCGATCTTCCGCCACACGAGATGGTGCAGTCGGAAGTTTGGAAAGATACTTTTCCCGAATGGAGCATGGCGCTTTAA
- a CDS encoding TrkA family potassium uptake protein — MKHAIEALSDHTIICGFGRIGERVAQGLQEAEHPFVVIELSEERAARMQTAGYLYILGNAEEETLDKAGILRAKKLVLALEQDRDNAFLALMARGMNPNLFILARTDYATPHNRSLLTRAGADKVISPYEIGATRMTQLLTRPLVHSFMEELDTFRNLKVEMDEMLVGPDARFNGKSLAMLNIRQAFGAIIIAIHDPIKNETLFNPDAQTIIEAGQTLIVMGVGNQLRDLARACQN, encoded by the coding sequence ATGAAACACGCCATTGAAGCACTCTCGGATCATACCATTATTTGCGGTTTTGGCCGTATCGGCGAACGAGTTGCACAAGGTCTTCAAGAAGCAGAGCACCCTTTTGTAGTGATCGAATTAAGCGAAGAACGGGCCGCTCGGATGCAAACGGCGGGCTACCTGTATATTCTGGGAAATGCAGAAGAAGAAACCCTCGACAAAGCGGGGATTCTCCGGGCCAAAAAATTGGTACTTGCATTAGAACAAGACCGCGACAATGCTTTTTTGGCCTTGATGGCCAGAGGCATGAATCCTAACTTATTTATTTTGGCCCGAACCGATTATGCGACACCACACAACCGTTCCCTGCTCACCCGTGCTGGTGCAGACAAGGTTATCTCTCCATATGAGATTGGCGCAACCCGTATGACCCAACTGCTCACCCGTCCACTCGTTCATTCGTTTATGGAAGAACTGGATACGTTCCGTAACCTTAAAGTAGAAATGGATGAGATGTTGGTGGGCCCTGATGCGCGGTTCAACGGAAAATCACTGGCCATGCTGAATATCCGACAAGCCTTTGGCGCCATTATTATTGCCATCCACGATCCCATCAAGAATGAAACCCTCTTTAATCCCGACGCACAAACGATTATTGAAGCCGGACAAACCTTGATTGTTATGGGTGTTGGCAATCAACTACGAGACCTTGCACGCGCCTGCCAAAATTAA
- a CDS encoding L,D-transpeptidase, whose product MRVRLFIFSILLASLSWVVAQQSGVFDQRALAKVYQTKAPSLDTLPEVTYSYIQATSAEAFWQSVGKEHKPLLQMLNRDIMGRISTSDSLIVPNQLGLDHRTYSPFPKYYAGAELLDKFFVVDKSYQLYAAYEFGKLARWGVVSTGRKGAKAIWTPSGRFNFNWRQDFRISSDSPPGQEWRLNWVSNFYLERGIHTHQYAIPVVGAASHGCVRMIDADAKWVYEWHRGWVMKNKQLLEQGNMVIVQGEDLPRAKKLFVKEKTGPHLKMISLPPDPWTVEAGSPQQKMFDRRRERHQSATEASR is encoded by the coding sequence ATGCGTGTCAGGCTTTTTATTTTCAGCATCTTACTGGCAAGCCTTTCTTGGGTCGTTGCCCAACAATCCGGCGTATTTGATCAACGCGCCTTGGCCAAAGTTTACCAAACCAAAGCCCCAAGTTTGGACACCCTTCCCGAAGTGACCTATTCTTATATCCAGGCCACTTCAGCCGAAGCATTCTGGCAATCGGTAGGAAAGGAACACAAACCCTTGTTGCAAATGCTAAACCGTGATATCATGGGCCGTATTTCCACATCAGACTCCTTGATTGTGCCTAACCAATTGGGGTTAGACCATCGCACGTATTCTCCATTTCCTAAATATTATGCTGGTGCAGAGTTGTTGGATAAATTTTTTGTAGTGGATAAAAGCTATCAGCTGTATGCCGCCTACGAATTTGGGAAATTAGCCCGTTGGGGGGTCGTCAGTACGGGTCGTAAAGGTGCAAAAGCCATTTGGACGCCTTCGGGGCGCTTTAACTTCAATTGGCGACAAGATTTTCGGATTTCGAGTGACAGCCCACCTGGGCAGGAATGGCGCCTGAATTGGGTATCTAACTTTTATTTAGAGCGTGGAATTCATACCCACCAATATGCCATTCCGGTTGTTGGGGCAGCGAGTCATGGTTGTGTAAGAATGATTGATGCCGATGCAAAATGGGTGTATGAGTGGCATCGTGGATGGGTGATGAAAAACAAACAACTCTTAGAACAAGGAAATATGGTGATCGTTCAAGGAGAAGATCTGCCACGAGCCAAAAAACTATTTGTAAAAGAAAAAACAGGTCCCCATCTCAAAATGATTTCCCTTCCACCGGATCCTTGGACGGTAGAGGCAGGAAGTCCTCAACAAAAGATGTTTGACCGTCGTAGAGAGCGCCACCAAAGCGCAACAGAGGCCAGCCGCTGA
- a CDS encoding ABC transporter substrate-binding protein, with protein sequence MSCFKWIFFFIPMAFLGCRPSSSPIIPDQSGCNAPFDPNRDYFPVQTRPEEATGFAVSYHRYYKLVNVIRAWPGTAKTFTYVLKVCGAPAPKVVSDAVITIPVQKLVTTSTTQLPGLQQLGVLEKWVGHAGKSFITLPALAAKAKSIAEVGSQELDAEKILGLKPDMVMGYAMGAPTDLHHKLRPLPISVVLNGEFAEASPLARTEWIKFMALFFNKEAEANQIFDGLKQRYRTLQKMPTPGPKPVVFTGSYFNGNWYIAGSSSFMAHLIRDAGATYAIKDTAATLTLDFEGVLGRTKTATHWIGTVPFENEASIRQTDGRFSMLPSAQKGAYFSYDGRFFEAAVLEPDVILRDLRAIFYPDQAKDYRIQYFKGLQ encoded by the coding sequence ATGTCCTGCTTTAAGTGGATTTTCTTCTTCATTCCGATGGCCTTCTTGGGTTGTCGGCCTTCCTCTTCACCGATAATACCGGATCAAAGTGGATGTAATGCGCCGTTTGATCCCAACCGAGATTACTTTCCTGTTCAAACGCGGCCCGAAGAAGCGACAGGGTTTGCTGTATCGTATCATCGTTATTATAAATTGGTGAACGTCATTCGGGCATGGCCGGGAACTGCTAAAACGTTTACTTATGTACTCAAGGTGTGTGGCGCGCCCGCGCCAAAGGTCGTATCGGATGCTGTTATCACCATTCCGGTGCAAAAATTGGTGACCACCTCTACTACGCAACTTCCAGGATTACAACAATTGGGTGTTTTGGAAAAATGGGTGGGGCACGCAGGAAAATCATTCATCACGTTGCCCGCTCTTGCGGCGAAAGCAAAATCCATTGCAGAAGTGGGAAGCCAAGAACTGGATGCCGAAAAAATATTGGGCTTAAAACCGGATATGGTGATGGGCTATGCAATGGGCGCCCCTACCGATCTCCATCATAAACTTCGTCCCCTGCCGATCTCGGTAGTACTCAATGGGGAATTTGCCGAGGCCAGTCCGCTTGCCCGCACGGAATGGATTAAGTTTATGGCGTTGTTTTTCAACAAAGAGGCCGAAGCCAATCAGATTTTTGATGGACTCAAACAGCGCTATCGTACCTTACAGAAAATGCCCACCCCTGGGCCTAAGCCCGTTGTTTTTACGGGTAGTTATTTCAATGGTAACTGGTATATTGCGGGTTCAAGTAGTTTTATGGCCCATCTGATTCGGGACGCGGGTGCAACCTATGCCATAAAAGACACCGCAGCCACCCTTACCTTGGATTTTGAGGGTGTCTTGGGGCGTACAAAAACCGCAACCCATTGGATTGGGACTGTGCCCTTTGAGAATGAAGCGTCCATCAGACAAACAGATGGACGGTTCTCGATGTTGCCTTCGGCCCAAAAAGGAGCCTACTTCTCGTATGATGGGCGTTTTTTTGAAGCAGCGGTCTTAGAACCAGATGTTATTCTTCGGGATCTTCGGGCTATTTTTTACCCGGACCAGGCAAAAGACTATCGGATCCAGTATTTCAAAGGATTGCAATAA
- a CDS encoding two pore domain potassium channel family protein: MNFEKIHILYRILAKNRSRSPFTQRSDFLKYALIFILLFLIAPMGYMWVEGWTFFDAFYMTFITLATIGYGEVHPLHPLGRL; the protein is encoded by the coding sequence ATGAACTTCGAAAAAATACATATTCTGTACCGGATATTGGCGAAAAACCGTTCGCGAAGTCCATTCACACAACGTTCGGATTTTTTAAAATATGCCCTGATTTTTATCCTTCTATTCCTTATCGCTCCAATGGGTTATATGTGGGTAGAAGGCTGGACTTTTTTTGATGCTTTTTATATGACCTTTATTACCCTTGCCACCATCGGATATGGCGAGGTTCATCCACTACATCCATTAGGTCGGCTATAG
- a CDS encoding L,D-transpeptidase yields MKKLFLLFPLWLSLVVQAQPTKPSTTPPAEEPPKSLDHFNQEALRAIQDNQIGNPDEIPQVFYDYYVVKEESRLRARLNLYEYMGINKGDTQSREGQVLIQLINRNLLEDLRPGDTLVVPTQLGLDLRAYSPFPRYYQAAKEHNKIVILDKEIQAFAAYEDGVLRRWGIINTGTDASQTPEGRFNVNWKVENRISSLSPGVLKPKESDEMWDMTWVMNIHEKRGIHMHQYAMPTGGPASHGCVRMNDADAEWLFNWVDVWETSKPNAEECTGSKDCKITKQGTMVLVLGPDPKGKAQPFVYKNRYPILKIIDLPTDPYSIPAGTDQQKIFDRIRLGKGTTANRGVASPMPKTTQVKPRTTTKPKNNQAKRR; encoded by the coding sequence ATGAAAAAACTTTTTTTACTCTTCCCCTTATGGCTAAGTTTGGTTGTTCAGGCACAGCCTACCAAACCATCTACGACGCCCCCTGCCGAAGAGCCGCCTAAATCGTTGGACCATTTCAATCAGGAAGCACTACGTGCCATCCAAGACAACCAGATTGGAAATCCGGACGAAATTCCACAAGTGTTTTATGACTATTATGTGGTGAAGGAAGAATCTCGACTGCGGGCCCGCCTAAACCTGTATGAATATATGGGCATTAACAAAGGTGACACCCAAAGCCGAGAAGGTCAGGTATTGATTCAACTAATCAACCGAAATCTTTTGGAAGACCTCCGCCCTGGCGATACCCTTGTGGTCCCCACCCAATTGGGACTTGATTTGCGGGCCTATTCTCCCTTCCCTCGGTATTATCAGGCAGCAAAGGAACATAATAAGATTGTCATCTTAGACAAAGAAATCCAAGCATTTGCCGCCTATGAAGATGGCGTGCTCCGACGTTGGGGAATTATCAACACTGGAACCGATGCCTCTCAAACTCCTGAAGGACGGTTTAACGTAAACTGGAAAGTAGAAAACCGCATTTCCTCGCTCAGCCCCGGTGTGTTAAAACCAAAAGAATCTGATGAAATGTGGGATATGACGTGGGTGATGAATATTCATGAGAAGCGCGGCATCCATATGCACCAATACGCCATGCCCACAGGAGGCCCTGCCAGTCATGGATGTGTTCGCATGAATGATGCCGATGCCGAATGGCTGTTTAACTGGGTGGATGTATGGGAAACCTCGAAGCCCAATGCCGAAGAATGTACGGGATCGAAAGATTGCAAAATTACCAAACAAGGCACCATGGTGCTGGTACTTGGCCCAGACCCCAAGGGCAAAGCACAACCGTTTGTATATAAAAATCGTTATCCAATTCTCAAAATCATTGACTTGCCTACGGATCCTTATAGCATTCCTGCAGGGACCGACCAGCAGAAGATTTTTGATCGAATTAGGCTTGGGAAAGGGACAACAGCCAACCGGGGCGTAGCAAGCCCTATGCCCAAAACCACACAGGTGAAACCACGAACCACAACCAAGCCAAAAAACAACCAAGCCAAACGGCGGTAA
- a CDS encoding iron ABC transporter permease yields the protein MRHRFWVLPVLGIGLFGWALLAGSEVIPVQHLWNPNQLTDQQRAILWAIRLPRALSGVLTGAALGVAGLLMQTYFRNPLAGPFELGIQSGASLGVAVVLLTGPGIVSTFSHILAGSLGAGLALFLMLLASQRAGGTASLLILGVLFGYIIGAVVNLLVFFSPADQIRLFSIWGMGSFGGVSPSDLLWFAPIVGGCLLVAWLMAKPLNALMLGITYAQSLGVSVGSVQTSLLVIASVLAGVTTVFCGPIAFLGIAVPHIARLYFQTADHRLLIPGAAVWGSMLALFASNLTLLPGNGQIMPLNALMALLGLPVILWVLFKRTTLTS from the coding sequence ATGCGTCACCGTTTCTGGGTACTACCTGTTTTGGGTATAGGTTTGTTTGGTTGGGCTTTGCTGGCAGGCAGTGAAGTTATTCCGGTGCAACATTTGTGGAACCCAAATCAACTTACGGATCAGCAGCGGGCGATTCTTTGGGCCATTCGACTCCCAAGGGCGCTTTCCGGCGTGTTGACAGGGGCTGCTTTAGGGGTTGCGGGCTTACTGATGCAAACCTACTTCAGAAATCCATTGGCTGGGCCATTTGAACTAGGGATTCAATCGGGCGCAAGTTTAGGGGTTGCTGTGGTTCTGCTCACGGGGCCGGGTATTGTTTCCACTTTTTCTCATATTCTGGCCGGAAGTTTGGGTGCGGGCCTTGCTCTATTCCTCATGTTACTTGCTTCACAGAGAGCCGGAGGAACCGCCTCGTTGTTGATTTTGGGGGTTTTGTTTGGCTATATCATTGGCGCGGTGGTCAATTTATTGGTCTTCTTTAGCCCGGCGGATCAAATCCGACTTTTTTCGATTTGGGGAATGGGGAGTTTTGGCGGGGTGTCTCCTAGTGATCTACTTTGGTTTGCCCCGATTGTGGGTGGGTGTTTATTGGTCGCGTGGCTGATGGCCAAGCCATTAAATGCTTTGATGCTGGGAATCACGTATGCCCAAAGTTTGGGAGTAAGCGTCGGTTCGGTTCAAACTTCTTTGCTTGTTATTGCATCGGTTTTAGCAGGTGTTACAACGGTTTTTTGCGGCCCTATTGCTTTTCTGGGAATTGCGGTGCCTCATATAGCGCGGCTTTATTTTCAGACCGCCGATCATCGGTTGCTAATCCCGGGGGCGGCTGTTTGGGGAAGTATGTTGGCATTGTTCGCTTCTAACTTAACGTTGCTCCCCGGAAATGGACAGATTATGCCACTGAATGCACTTATGGCTTTGCTGGGTTTGCCAGTCATTCTTTGGGTCTTGTTTAAACGTACCACTTTAACGAGCTGA
- a CDS encoding ABC transporter ATP-binding protein, producing MDEQFPVSSWMLQSFDKGRKMASIRLQAEGLEMRFGRRLLFRNLDIQASSGEFLAITGQNGSGKSTLVRILAGILAPTAGTVQLLADGIELTERPFFIGLVAPYLNLYEGFTLRENMRFVARVRGLGTTTATEEALIQKVQLQGRADELVGNYSSGMKQRARFALALLTNPPVLMLDEPTANLDDSGKAFVWNTVEEARASGKLVLVATNEAEEAERAERQVKVERPNMR from the coding sequence TTGGATGAACAATTCCCTGTATCGTCTTGGATGCTGCAATCGTTTGACAAGGGGCGTAAAATGGCGTCTATAAGGCTTCAAGCAGAAGGATTGGAAATGCGGTTTGGACGCAGGTTACTCTTCCGTAACCTCGATATTCAGGCCTCCTCCGGAGAATTTTTGGCGATAACCGGACAAAATGGGAGCGGAAAATCCACTTTGGTGCGCATTTTGGCTGGTATTCTTGCACCAACGGCTGGAACGGTTCAGCTGTTGGCCGATGGCATAGAGCTAACGGAACGTCCCTTTTTTATCGGTTTGGTTGCACCATATCTAAACTTGTATGAAGGCTTTACCCTTCGTGAAAACATGCGGTTTGTTGCACGGGTACGTGGGCTTGGTACCACGACTGCAACCGAAGAGGCCCTGATTCAAAAAGTCCAACTCCAAGGACGCGCCGACGAATTGGTGGGGAATTATTCTTCCGGAATGAAGCAACGGGCACGTTTTGCGCTTGCCTTACTTACCAATCCACCTGTTTTGATGCTTGATGAACCAACCGCAAATTTAGATGATTCGGGCAAAGCCTTTGTATGGAATACGGTAGAAGAAGCCAGGGCGTCCGGCAAATTGGTTTTGGTGGCCACCAACGAAGCGGAGGAAGCAGAACGTGCAGAACGTCAAGTGAAGGTGGAGCGACCAAACATGAGATAA
- a CDS encoding cation:proton antiporter, whose amino-acid sequence MHFPILKDLLLILLFAAGVVYALQRLKIPAILGFILTGILIGPFGLGLISAIHEIEVIAEIGIILLLFVIGIELSLKQLFSIRRTVFLGGVVQVGLSIGLVGLITWLGGLAWQEAVFMGFLVSLSSTAIVLKLLQDKNEIAAPHGRNALGILIFQDIIVVPMMLVVPIMAGETDSVTISVLLLFAKTIAVLVFTYLLSRFVLPVVFYQVAKTGNKELFLITTFLLCFSLAFLTAEAGLSMALGAFIAGLLISESDYNHQAVGTILPFRELFTSFFFVSVGMLLDFGFFLAHVWIIVGLTLAVAILKVLVVYIAVALLKYPTRTTLLTGLSLFQIGEFSLILSDIGIEYGLLTPDLNQYFLSVSILTMLLTPFALLYADKWTRTFVRNHHEEKHTSNVQHTDTLKNHLVIIGYGLNGSNVAKAADYAHIPYHILELNPETVKREKAKGLPIHYGDAMKDAVLETVGINNARVVVVAISDPQATKTIVANIRQHTQSAQIVVRTRYTSEIPDLLAIGADEVIPEEFETSIEIFTRVMHSFMVPLDEVDTFVEKVRSDNYRAFRQPVQRGERWAASPIPELRISCVRVLGDSNDVIGKTIAEAQIRQKYGITILALQRNGVFMEIHAPDIQIRHQDTLYLSGSGQNIEQFYRLVG is encoded by the coding sequence ATGCACTTTCCGATTCTTAAAGATTTACTGCTCATTTTATTGTTTGCAGCCGGAGTGGTTTATGCCTTACAGCGGCTCAAAATACCGGCCATTCTAGGATTTATCCTAACAGGAATACTCATAGGCCCCTTTGGACTGGGGCTCATCTCAGCCATTCACGAGATCGAGGTTATTGCAGAGATCGGGATTATCCTCTTGTTATTTGTGATCGGGATCGAACTCTCCCTCAAACAGCTTTTTTCTATTCGGCGAACCGTTTTTCTGGGAGGGGTGGTTCAGGTGGGGCTAAGCATTGGTTTAGTAGGTTTGATCACATGGCTTGGCGGTTTGGCTTGGCAAGAAGCCGTTTTTATGGGGTTTTTGGTTTCCCTTTCTAGTACTGCTATTGTTCTGAAACTCCTCCAAGACAAAAATGAAATAGCAGCACCACATGGCCGAAATGCACTTGGAATTTTGATCTTCCAAGACATTATTGTGGTGCCTATGATGCTCGTTGTTCCGATTATGGCTGGAGAAACGGACTCTGTAACCATTTCGGTACTGTTGCTCTTTGCGAAAACCATTGCGGTTTTGGTTTTCACGTATTTATTATCGCGGTTTGTCTTACCCGTTGTTTTTTATCAAGTTGCCAAAACAGGAAACAAAGAGTTATTCCTGATCACCACCTTTTTACTGTGTTTCTCTTTGGCTTTTCTGACGGCCGAAGCGGGCCTTTCAATGGCGCTGGGAGCCTTTATTGCTGGACTGCTCATTTCCGAGTCCGATTACAACCATCAAGCCGTCGGGACTATTCTCCCTTTTCGTGAATTGTTCACCAGTTTCTTTTTTGTTTCCGTTGGAATGCTGTTGGACTTTGGATTTTTCTTGGCACATGTCTGGATTATTGTCGGACTCACCCTTGCAGTGGCCATCCTCAAAGTGCTTGTCGTTTACATTGCCGTTGCCCTCCTAAAATACCCCACCCGAACCACCCTTCTAACGGGTCTTTCGCTTTTCCAAATCGGAGAATTTTCCCTCATTTTATCCGACATAGGAATAGAATATGGGCTGCTTACGCCCGATCTAAACCAATATTTCCTTTCCGTTTCTATTCTAACCATGCTACTCACTCCCTTTGCACTGCTATATGCAGACAAATGGACGCGAACCTTCGTAAGAAATCATCACGAAGAAAAACACACATCAAACGTACAGCATACCGATACCTTAAAAAATCATTTGGTTATTATTGGCTACGGACTCAATGGCTCTAATGTGGCCAAAGCAGCAGATTACGCCCATATTCCTTATCATATTCTTGAACTAAATCCAGAAACCGTGAAACGTGAAAAAGCAAAAGGCTTGCCGATTCACTACGGCGATGCGATGAAAGACGCAGTATTGGAAACAGTAGGTATCAACAATGCACGGGTGGTGGTAGTCGCCATTTCGGATCCACAGGCCACCAAAACCATTGTGGCCAATATCCGGCAGCACACACAATCGGCCCAGATTGTGGTTCGAACCCGATATACCTCTGAAATTCCGGATTTACTGGCCATTGGCGCAGACGAGGTAATCCCGGAAGAATTTGAAACTTCCATCGAAATATTTACTAGGGTAATGCACAGCTTTATGGTTCCTTTAGATGAAGTGGATACCTTTGTTGAAAAGGTACGATCCGACAATTACCGTGCTTTTAGACAACCCGTACAACGAGGAGAACGATGGGCGGCGTCTCCTATCCCCGAACTACGTATTTCCTGCGTGCGTGTTCTTGGGGATAGCAACGACGTCATCGGTAAAACCATTGCCGAAGCACAAATCCGACAAAAATATGGAATCACCATTCTGGCCCTTCAGCGCAATGGTGTCTTCATGGAAATCCACGCTCCCGATATCCAGATCAGGCACCAAGACACCTTATACCTGAGTGGTTCGGGACAAAATATTGAACAGTTTTACCGCTTGGTTGGTTGA